TGGTGTATGCCATGTAGAATGTTAGGACCAGTAGTAGAAGAAGTATCTGAAGGAACTTCAGATGTTAAAGTTTGCAAAATAAATATAGATGAAGAAATGGAGCTAGCTCAAAAATTTCAAGTTATGAGTATTCCTACTTTAGTATATGTTAAAGATGGAAAAGAACAAAAACGTGCTGTAGGTGTTAGACCAAAACAAGAAATAGAAGAAATGATAAAATAAAAGTGTTTAAACATAAAAATAAAAGGACAAATATATTTAAATATATTTGTCCTTTTATTTTCTTTAGAAATGTAATAAAATGTAGAGGATAGAATAGGTTATTAAAAGGAGGAATACATTTGGATAAATTTAATGAAAATCAGAAAAAAGTAATAGAAACAATTGATTCTCCCCTTTTAGTAATAGCAGGACCAGGATCTGGGAAAACAAGAACTCTTGTGGAAAGAGTTAGCTATTTAATTAATAAAAAGAAAGTTCAAAGTGAAAATATTCTTTTGGCAACTTTTACAGAAAAAGCATCTAAAGAATTAATCACAAGAATTTCAGCAAAAATATCTGGAAAAATAGATATTGGAGAAATGTATATTGGAACTATTCATTCTATTTGTTTGAGAATTATAGATGAAAATATTAATTATTCCTATTTAAAAAGAAATTATAGAGTGCTCGATGATTTGGAACAGAAATTTTTTATTTATAAAAAAATGAAGAATTTTTTAAACATAGATGGAAGTTTAGAATTTTTTCAATTTCTAGAAAAAAGAAAATCATGGGATAAGGCTGTTGAGCTCAAAAAATGGATAGACAGAATAAATGAAGAAGGGACAAGTGTAGTTAAAGAGATTGGAAATGAAAGATTAGAATATCTAAAAAATGTAAATACTCTATATAAAAAAATGTTGTTTAAAGAAAATATAGTAGATTTTTCAAATATTCAATTTGAGTGTTATAGGATATTAATTGAAAATTCAAAAGTATTAGAGAGTATGAGAGAAAAAATAAATTATATAATGATTGATGAATATCAAGATACTAATTTAATTCAAGAAAAAATATTTTTACTTATTACAGGGAAAAAAAATAATATTTGTGTTGTTGGAGATGACGATCAAGGAATATATAGATTTAGAGGGGCAACTGTAAGAAATATCTTAAAGTTTGAAAAAAATTTTGAGATTGGAAAATGTAAAAAAATAGAATTAAATATAAATTATAGGTCCAATGAAGATATTGTCAATTTTTGTAATAACTGGAACAAATGTCTATATTGGGGTGGATGGAGATATGGAAAAGAACTTGTTTCAGGAAAAGAACCTAAAAATAAAACACTAGGTGTTGTGAAAATTTCAGTAAAAACTTCTGAAGAAGACTGGAAGAAAAAAATATATAAGTTTATTAAAAAATTAGAAACATCAAAAAAAATAAATGACTATAATCAAATAGCATTTTTGTTTAGATCAGTTAGAAATAAAAAAGTATTAAGATTAATGGAGTATTTAGAAAATAAAAATATTAATGTTTATTCGCCTAGGTCCAATATGTTTTTCTTTAGAGATGAAATAAAATTTTGTATTGGAATTTTATTATGTGTATTTTATCAAAGTAAAGATTTTTTGAAAAACACTTATTATAGGGAATGCTTTGATATGACATTGAAGGAATTAGAAAATGACTTGGAGCTTAGAAAATATATTAAGGATTTGAGAAATAGAACAAAGTCATTGGATGGAAATTTTGGAAATTTTTTTAAGATTCTATATTCTTTTATTGGATTTAAAAGTTTTAGAAAATATTTGGACTTTCAAGAGGATCATATATTAAAAAATAGGAAAACTTATAATATAGGAATATTTTTTAAATTAATAAATAAATTTGATAGAATTTGCCAGTTGGATAAAATAGATAAAGAAAATATAGAAAAGGTTGTTAATTATTTTTTTGCAAGTCATTTGGTATATTTAAAAAACACAGGAATTTCAGAATATGAGGATATAAAAGAGTATGCTCCTAGTAATTCAGTTTCTTTTTTAACATTTCATCAGTCTAAAGGACTTGAATTTCCAATTGTTATAGTTGGATCTTTAGAATCAGGTCCAGATTTTATTATTAATGAAAAACAAGAAAAATTAGAATTTCAAATAATGGAGGAATTTGAGCCTCAAGAGAGAGTAAAAGAATTTGATTTTTGGAGGGTTTATTATACAGCTTTTTCAAGGGCACAAAATTTATTGACTCTAACTTGTGTTGAATATCCTAAAATTCCAGTTCCACATTTTGCATTTAAAAAAGTATATGGGAATTTAAAAGATGTAGTTCAAGATGAGTTTGAAATATCTAAACTAAATTTGGACGAAACTAAAGAAAATTATATAAAAGAAAAACTATCCTTTACTAATCACATAAATTTATATGACAACTGCCCAAGACTATATAAACTAGTACACGAATATAAATTTCCACAAGTAAAAACTAAGGAATTAATTTTTGGTGAGCTTGTTCATATTTCTTTGGAAGAATTAAATAAAATAAAATTTGAAAATAAAAGTATAAATATTCAAGAAATAAAAGAGAAATATATGGATTTTTATAAATATTTGTATAAAAAATATAATATTAAACTGGAAAATTTCATTTTAGAAGAGGGATTTACAAAGGTTTTAGATTATTATGAAAATTATATGGAGAATTTAGATATCATAAAAGATGTGGAAAAAAAAGTAATGTTAACTGAAAAAGAATATATTATAGAAGGTATAGTTGATTTAGTAGTTGAAAAGAATGGACATTTGGAAATAGTAGATTTTAAAACAGGGAAAAATAGTGGTTACAAAAAAGAGTATGAGGAACAAATTCAGATTTATGCTTATTTACTAGAAAAAAAATATTCAAAGGAAATTTTAGTTGGAAAAATATTTTATATTAACGAAGAAAGAGAAAAGAAAATAACCTATGTAAATTTAGACAATGAAGCTATATTAAAAACAATCAATAAGTTTAAAAAAATAGCAACTGAAATTGTAAGAAAGAATTATAAAACAGGATATTTAGATAAGGATTTGTGTAAGTACTGTGATTTTAGAAGCTATTGCAAAAATTATTTGAATATAAATAATGAAGATAAATAAAATACATATTAAACTTAAATTTTAAGGATGGTAAAATGTTTATAAAAAATAAAAAAATGTTTAAGATAAAAGAATTTGAAAATCATAATGTTTCAGCTATGTTTACAAGAAAAAGTTTCACTGAGAAAAATAATTTAGAAGAATTATTATCAGAAGATAAAATTTTAATAAAAGCTTATCAAAAACATACAGATATTGTCATTGATATATCAAAGGAAGAAAATAAAACTTATTTTGATGGTGTAGATGGATTTATAACAAAGAGAAATGATTTGGTTTTAATTACAAAATATGCTGATTGTTTGCCAATATTTCTTTATGATAAAAAAGAAAAAGTTATAGGTTTAGTTCATTCTGGCTGGAAAGGAAGCCTTGAAGAAATAGGAATAAAAGCTTTAAATCTTATGAAAAAAAATTATAATTCTAATGTGAAGAATATTATAATAGGCCTTGGAATTGGAATTTCTTGTGAAAATTATGAAGTTGGAGAGGAATTTTATGAACAGTTTAAAAACAAATTTTCAAATGAAATTATAGAAAATTCTTTTAAGATGTATAAAGGGGAAAGACATTTTGATAACTATAAGTTTAATAAATTTAATTTTATGAAAAATGGAATTTTAGAAGAGAATATAATAATTTCAGATGAATGTACTTTCACAGGGGATTTTTGTTCCTTTAGAAGGGACAAGAACAAAGATAGAAATTATGCAGTTATTTATTTTGAGAAAAAAAAGTCCTAGTAATATATATTACTAGGACTTTTTAGTTATATGAAATTAAAAGTTCTTAAAAAATAAACCCATAAAAATAATGTAAAAATAGAGACAACAGATGACGAAGCAACAACTTCAGCAGCTAATTTACTATCTCCTCCTATTTCTTTTACAGTGTTAAAAGATGTAACAGATGTGGGAGAAGCAGTTACCCCTAGAAGAGCTACAATATATTCATTACGGAATCCCAAATACAAAGCAATTGATAAAGTAATAATTGGAAAAATAATAAGTTTCATGAAATTTGTAACAGCTATGAATTTGATATTATTTAGCATATTATCAAATTTCAAAGTGGCTCCTAAAACTACAAAAGCAAGAGGAGTTGCAACCTTAGACATTGTAATCATAGTATTTAAAACTATTTTAGGAATTCTTACTTTAAGAGTTAGACAAATTAATCCAAGTATAAAAGCAACTATAAGAGGATTTTTTAAAACAGAAATAAATAATTTTTTATAACTTCTTTCTTTAGCTTGATAAGTTTCAAGAATTATAACTCCCATAATATTAAGAAGTGGTACAACTGGAGTTATAATAAGCAAAACTATACCTAGTTTAGACTCATCATATACTGATAAAATTAAAGGTATTCCAAATAATATTAGATTACTTCTATATGTTGCTTGTATTAAAACTCCAAGCTTATTTTTGTCCTTTGTCATACGATTATAAATTAAATATGCCAATGCAAACATAAAAAATATACTAGATGTAGTTAATAGCATCAATTTTAAATTATTAGGATTGAAAATTTCATTAATATCAATGTTATAAATATTTAAAAATAGTAGTAAAGACATAAAAACTCTAAATACAATTCTATTCATAACAGTTAAAGAAGGTTCATCAACCATTTTAACTTTTTTTATAATCACACCAACAGACATCATTATAAATGTTGGGAAAACAACGTTTAAAGCCATTAAAATATTATTCATAGGACCATCCTTATATTAAAGTGTAATATAATTATACATTATATCATCATATAATTCAATTAATATTTATTGAACTATATGTCACTTAATACTTTTA
Above is a window of Fusobacterium sp. IOR10 DNA encoding:
- the trxA gene encoding thioredoxin; its protein translation is MSVIKLTKDNYEEEVMNSKKPVLIDFWADWCMPCRMLGPVVEEVSEGTSDVKVCKINIDEEMELAQKFQVMSIPTLVYVKDGKEQKRAVGVRPKQEIEEMIK
- a CDS encoding ATP-dependent DNA helicase; the encoded protein is MDKFNENQKKVIETIDSPLLVIAGPGSGKTRTLVERVSYLINKKKVQSENILLATFTEKASKELITRISAKISGKIDIGEMYIGTIHSICLRIIDENINYSYLKRNYRVLDDLEQKFFIYKKMKNFLNIDGSLEFFQFLEKRKSWDKAVELKKWIDRINEEGTSVVKEIGNERLEYLKNVNTLYKKMLFKENIVDFSNIQFECYRILIENSKVLESMREKINYIMIDEYQDTNLIQEKIFLLITGKKNNICVVGDDDQGIYRFRGATVRNILKFEKNFEIGKCKKIELNINYRSNEDIVNFCNNWNKCLYWGGWRYGKELVSGKEPKNKTLGVVKISVKTSEEDWKKKIYKFIKKLETSKKINDYNQIAFLFRSVRNKKVLRLMEYLENKNINVYSPRSNMFFFRDEIKFCIGILLCVFYQSKDFLKNTYYRECFDMTLKELENDLELRKYIKDLRNRTKSLDGNFGNFFKILYSFIGFKSFRKYLDFQEDHILKNRKTYNIGIFFKLINKFDRICQLDKIDKENIEKVVNYFFASHLVYLKNTGISEYEDIKEYAPSNSVSFLTFHQSKGLEFPIVIVGSLESGPDFIINEKQEKLEFQIMEEFEPQERVKEFDFWRVYYTAFSRAQNLLTLTCVEYPKIPVPHFAFKKVYGNLKDVVQDEFEISKLNLDETKENYIKEKLSFTNHINLYDNCPRLYKLVHEYKFPQVKTKELIFGELVHISLEELNKIKFENKSINIQEIKEKYMDFYKYLYKKYNIKLENFILEEGFTKVLDYYENYMENLDIIKDVEKKVMLTEKEYIIEGIVDLVVEKNGHLEIVDFKTGKNSGYKKEYEEQIQIYAYLLEKKYSKEILVGKIFYINEEREKKITYVNLDNEAILKTINKFKKIATEIVRKNYKTGYLDKDLCKYCDFRSYCKNYLNINNEDK
- the pgeF gene encoding peptidoglycan editing factor PgeF, translated to MFIKNKKMFKIKEFENHNVSAMFTRKSFTEKNNLEELLSEDKILIKAYQKHTDIVIDISKEENKTYFDGVDGFITKRNDLVLITKYADCLPIFLYDKKEKVIGLVHSGWKGSLEEIGIKALNLMKKNYNSNVKNIIIGLGIGISCENYEVGEEFYEQFKNKFSNEIIENSFKMYKGERHFDNYKFNKFNFMKNGILEENIIISDECTFTGDFCSFRRDKNKDRNYAVIYFEKKKS
- a CDS encoding AEC family transporter; translated protein: MNNILMALNVVFPTFIMMSVGVIIKKVKMVDEPSLTVMNRIVFRVFMSLLLFLNIYNIDINEIFNPNNLKLMLLTTSSIFFMFALAYLIYNRMTKDKNKLGVLIQATYRSNLILFGIPLILSVYDESKLGIVLLIITPVVPLLNIMGVIILETYQAKERSYKKLFISVLKNPLIVAFILGLICLTLKVRIPKIVLNTMITMSKVATPLAFVVLGATLKFDNMLNNIKFIAVTNFMKLIIFPIITLSIALYLGFRNEYIVALLGVTASPTSVTSFNTVKEIGGDSKLAAEVVASSSVVSIFTLFLWVYFLRTFNFI